The DNA region CCATCTCGCCCTGGTTTGTCAGTACGCGTGCGGGCGCATTGGCGATGGCTTACAACGGCGCGAGTATCGGCGGCGTGGTTTTTTCGTCGGGCTGGGTGTACCTGATCGGCCGGTTCGGGTTCAGCCTCGCTGCAATAGGGGTAGGTGTGCTTTCAACCGCCGTGATTGCCCTACTCGCGTTCAGTGTATTCCGGTTCAGGCCTGAACATCTGGGTCAGCACCCCGACGGTATTCTCCAGTCAGCCACTGACCTGCCTCCCCTCCCGGATACTGCGCCCATGCCGCTGCGCAGTAACCGGCAATTCATCACGCTGGCCGCTGCGATGGCGCTTGGTTTGTTTGCGCAGATAGGCCTGATCAGCCAGATGTTTCTGTTGCTGGTCGGCCATGTCACTGAACAGCGCGCAGGGTTGGCAATGGGCGTCGCGACGGTCAGCGCCATTGCTGGCAGGTCCCTGTCCGCCAGGCTGATACCGCGAAGCACCCATCGGCGCAACGTTGCCTGCCTGAGTTATGGCTGTCAGTTGCTGGGCTGTCTGGCCTTGCTGCTTATGAGCGTAAATCCTGCCTGGTTATGGGCCGGGATGATTCTTTTTGGGCTGGGCATCGGTAATGCGACGTCGTTGCCGCCGCTGATCGCGCAAGCCGAATTCCCCCGTCAGCAGGTAGCACGCGTGGTGACGTTGATTGTTGCCATTGCACAAGGCTGTTATGCGTTTGCACCGGCGTTTTTTGGCGCTGTGCGGACTTTGTTCAGCGGGCCGCAGAGTGAGGTGCTGACGTTGACGCTGGCTGCCAGTATTCAAGGGCTGGCGATGCTTGCGCTCATCAGCGGCTTGCACATGCATCGAAAATCCGCCTATAAAACCAAAAAACAGAGTGATCACTCTGCTTCTACAAAAGAACAATAATTCTTTTAAATAAAACAAAATAAGCTATTTATTACCAATAAATACAAAATATTAATTAATAATATCCACATACTTAAACAAAACAAGATCACAAAAACAGAGTTTAGAAATATATAAAATCGCATTAATGTATTTTATCTTCCTGTACTTTTCACTCATCACACGTTCTTGAAAGTGCCCGTCAGCGCCCATGGGCTGCTGGCGGACATACCCACTTGCCTCACACTTCTGTTCGGAGACTTTCCCGATGGCCAGACGCTTGCTGCCCGTTATTGCCACTTTGCTGACCTGCCTCAGCGCCTTTTCCGTGTCAGCCGCTGACAAGGAAAACCCTTTGCCCGAGACGTCGAGCGAGCGCCGCGTGCAGGTCGACACCCAGCGCGACCGCATCACAGGCGCTGACAGTGCCGCTCAAAAAACACCCGGCGGCGCGCAGGCGATTGTCGATGCCCCGATCGAAACCGCAGACGCCCCCGCAGGCAACGAAAAGCGTTGAGCCGGTCGTTGATGCACAACACCTCCCCAAGGTATTACGTAAGGAATAGCTCCGTGTCCATGATCAAACAAGGCTTAGGCTTGAGCGTACTCGCGCTCAGTGTGGCCCAGGCGAGCACCGTGCTCGCCGTGACCCCGATGACCGGCAATGAAGTCGAGGCGCGCGTCGGCGCCATGCTGGACAACATGACGCAGTCGGAGAAGATCAATTTCTCGCGCGTCGACGACGGACGAATGATCCCCAAGCTGGATAAATTCAACCTGCAAGGCACGGTCGCCTACGATTCGGCGATGGGTGTGCTGGTCGGCGGCAAGACGTTCG from Pseudomonas syringae includes:
- a CDS encoding MFS transporter, yielding MHQSRFFGRKVVAATFLMAVFGWGIGFYGPPIFMYAVMQRTGWSPALCSAAVTVHFLAGTLIVVNLPTLYKRIGLPWTTVSGAVILAVGIFGWSIALQPWQLFIAAMLSGFGWVTMGAAAVNAAISPWFVSTRAGALAMAYNGASIGGVVFSSGWVYLIGRFGFSLAAIGVGVLSTAVIALLAFSVFRFRPEHLGQHPDGILQSATDLPPLPDTAPMPLRSNRQFITLAAAMALGLFAQIGLISQMFLLLVGHVTEQRAGLAMGVATVSAIAGRSLSARLIPRSTHRRNVACLSYGCQLLGCLALLLMSVNPAWLWAGMILFGLGIGNATSLPPLIAQAEFPRQQVARVVTLIVAIAQGCYAFAPAFFGAVRTLFSGPQSEVLTLTLAASIQGLAMLALISGLHMHRKSAYKTKKQSDHSASTKEQ